One Pontibacillus yanchengensis DNA window includes the following coding sequences:
- the wrbA gene encoding NAD(P)H:quinone oxidoreductase, whose translation MAKLAIIYYSSTGTNYKLAKWAEEAAKEAGAEVKVLKVPENAPEEAIEQNPAWKQHLEATKDVPEATNDDLEWADGYIFSVPTRFGNVPGQVKSFLDAAGGLWFQGKLVNKVVSAMSSAQNPHGGQEQTITNLYTTMFHWGAIVATPGYTDNSIFAAGGNPYGTSVTVDGEGNMQEDVEAAVKHQAKRTVDITNRIHNN comes from the coding sequence ATGGCGAAACTAGCAATTATTTATTACAGCTCAACAGGAACGAACTACAAACTGGCAAAATGGGCAGAAGAAGCAGCCAAAGAAGCTGGAGCGGAAGTAAAAGTACTTAAGGTACCTGAAAATGCACCAGAAGAAGCAATTGAACAGAATCCAGCCTGGAAACAACATTTAGAAGCTACTAAAGATGTTCCGGAAGCTACTAATGACGATCTTGAGTGGGCTGATGGATATATTTTCTCTGTACCAACTCGTTTTGGTAATGTACCTGGGCAAGTAAAAAGCTTTCTAGACGCTGCTGGCGGTTTATGGTTCCAAGGGAAGCTAGTTAATAAAGTCGTTAGTGCAATGTCTTCAGCTCAGAATCCACATGGTGGTCAAGAGCAAACAATCACAAACCTTTACACTACTATGTTCCACTGGGGTGCAATTGTAGCCACTCCTGGTTATACAGATAATTCCATTTTTGCTGCAGGTGGTAACCCTTACGGAACAAGCGTAACTGTTGATGGGGAAGGAAACATGCAAGAAGATGTGGAAGCTGCCGTTAAACATCAAGCTAAACGTACTGTAGATATTACAAACCGTATTCATAATAACTAA
- a CDS encoding cation diffusion facilitator family transporter codes for MNEYDKLKKGEQGAWLSICAYLILSVVKLIIAYAGNSEALRADGLNNVTDVVASLAVLIGLKISRKPPDRDHHYGHFRAETIGSLIAAFIMMTIGFQVLYETIVKLWEGSNDQPSMLTAWTAFGGAIVMYGVYRYNLSLSKQIDSHSLYAAAQDNRSDALVSIGAFVGIIGAQFGAFWLDPVAGFIVGIIICKTAYEIFSDATHALTDGIDEQLLDDVKHTIAKDPDVKRVEDVKARLLGNQVLVDATIHVAPDLSVKESHDITDRIEYTLEEVHNIKHTQIHIEPYQE; via the coding sequence ATGAATGAGTATGATAAGTTAAAAAAAGGTGAACAAGGGGCTTGGCTCAGTATATGTGCATATTTGATTCTTTCAGTAGTGAAATTAATTATAGCCTATGCTGGAAATTCAGAAGCTCTTCGCGCGGATGGTCTAAATAACGTAACAGACGTGGTCGCCTCCCTAGCCGTCTTAATCGGACTAAAAATTTCACGAAAACCACCAGATCGGGACCATCACTATGGCCATTTTCGTGCAGAAACAATCGGCTCCCTAATTGCAGCTTTCATTATGATGACGATTGGCTTCCAGGTATTATATGAAACAATCGTTAAACTCTGGGAAGGATCTAATGATCAGCCTAGCATGCTTACAGCTTGGACAGCATTCGGAGGGGCTATTGTAATGTATGGGGTATATCGGTATAACCTTAGTCTATCTAAACAGATTGATAGCCATTCCTTATATGCAGCAGCTCAGGATAATCGTTCAGATGCCTTAGTGAGTATTGGTGCATTTGTAGGGATTATTGGGGCACAGTTCGGAGCATTCTGGCTAGACCCTGTAGCAGGTTTTATTGTAGGTATCATCATTTGTAAAACAGCTTATGAAATCTTTAGTGATGCTACACATGCCTTAACAGATGGGATTGATGAACAATTATTAGATGATGTCAAACATACCATAGCTAAAGATCCTGATGTTAAACGAGTTGAAGATGTAAAGGCAAGGCTGCTAGGAAACCAAGTGCTGGTCGATGCGACTATCCATGTTGCACCCGATCTTAGCGTAAAGGAAAGTCATGATATTACAGACAGAATTGAGTATACGCTTGAGGAAGTTCACAACATTAAGCACACTCAAATTCATATAGAGCCCTATCAAGAATAG
- a CDS encoding AzlD domain-containing protein: MTAIIVGMAIVTMVPRFLPAFVVDKWVYPKWVSRWLNAIPYAALGALIFPWITGVIEGKPYIGVLGGLVATILAFLKINTIIVVLGAIITVFLFNTVI; the protein is encoded by the coding sequence ATGACAGCTATTATTGTAGGAATGGCTATTGTTACGATGGTGCCAAGGTTTTTACCCGCTTTTGTAGTAGATAAATGGGTCTATCCGAAATGGGTAAGCCGATGGTTAAATGCTATTCCTTATGCGGCCTTAGGGGCACTCATTTTCCCATGGATTACAGGTGTTATTGAAGGCAAGCCATATATAGGTGTTCTGGGTGGACTGGTTGCAACGATACTAGCCTTTTTAAAAATCAATACAATCATTGTCGTATTGGGGGCAATCATCACGGTATTCCTTTTCAATACGGTAATCTAG
- a CDS encoding GNAT family N-acetyltransferase: MKVRKAQLKDAEAIAHVHVLSWQSTYQHVIEEEYIQNLNVENRITLWETVLTKQINGQTVLLAETEQGEVVGFISGGKERTKRYGYDGEIYAIYLLEQYQGKGYGTQLFKSFVENMKEEGYTSILVWVLTQNPFKRFYEKYGASPVEAEEVTIGKGTYQETAYGWKRIDLLEEQLNQMAM, from the coding sequence ATGAAGGTTCGAAAGGCCCAACTAAAAGATGCTGAAGCGATTGCCCATGTTCATGTATTGAGCTGGCAATCTACTTATCAACACGTGATTGAAGAAGAATATATTCAAAACTTGAATGTCGAAAACCGTATTACATTATGGGAAACAGTGTTAACAAAACAGATTAATGGTCAAACCGTACTTCTTGCTGAGACAGAACAGGGGGAGGTTGTTGGCTTTATCTCAGGTGGAAAAGAGCGCACAAAACGCTATGGATATGATGGAGAAATTTATGCGATATACTTACTGGAACAATACCAGGGAAAAGGGTATGGAACACAACTGTTTAAGTCATTCGTAGAGAACATGAAAGAAGAAGGATATACGTCTATTTTGGTCTGGGTACTTACCCAAAACCCGTTTAAGCGTTTTTATGAAAAGTATGGCGCTTCTCCCGTTGAAGCAGAAGAGGTAACGATAGGGAAAGGAACCTATCAAGAAACGGCTTATGGGTGGAAGCGGATTGATTTACTGGAGGAACAACTTAATCAAATGGCTATGTAA
- a CDS encoding long-chain fatty acid--CoA ligase, translated as MMNVPLTLPMMMERAETYFPKKQVVSRTLDGIHRINYKELGLRTRKLSHALEKLGVKEGEKVGTFAWNHHRHLEAYFGIPGMGAVLHTINIRLAGQHISYIVNHAEDRVLLIDEDLLPLIEAVQDELKTVEAYVVMTDQEKLPETSLSPVYHYEKLLEGADATYEFKRDIDENAPAGMCFTSATTGNPKGVVYSHRSIVLHSMALGLADSAAVSESDVAMPVVPMFHANAWGLPFAAVWFGTTQVMPGPQFTPQALAELIESEKVTLSAGVPTIWLGLLRELDTGDYDTSSLRAVLCGGSAAPKGMIQAFESKYNIPFIHAYGMTETTPLVSLSRLKSYQTDLEEEERLEIRSKQGTMVPGVEMKVVGKDGEVAWDGHEMGELLLRGPWIADEYYQDDRSSQAFVEGWLHTGDVVTVDEEGTIKIVDRTKDLIKSGGEWISSVDLENALMAHEAVFEATVIAVPHEEWQERPLACVVLHDGSHVSKQEMYDYLKPQFAKWWLPDDIVFMKEIPKTSVGKFLKRALRDQLSDHFALAND; from the coding sequence ATGATGAATGTACCTTTAACATTGCCAATGATGATGGAAAGAGCAGAAACGTATTTCCCAAAGAAACAGGTTGTATCTCGTACATTAGATGGGATTCATCGAATCAACTATAAGGAACTTGGATTGCGTACTAGAAAATTGTCTCATGCGTTAGAAAAGCTAGGTGTCAAAGAAGGAGAGAAGGTGGGGACATTTGCCTGGAATCACCACCGTCATTTAGAAGCGTATTTTGGTATTCCAGGCATGGGAGCCGTCCTTCATACGATAAATATTCGTCTTGCAGGGCAGCATATCTCCTATATTGTAAATCACGCAGAAGATCGCGTGTTGCTCATCGATGAAGATTTATTACCTTTGATAGAAGCGGTACAAGATGAACTGAAAACAGTTGAAGCTTATGTAGTTATGACAGATCAAGAGAAGCTACCTGAGACAAGCTTATCACCAGTCTATCATTATGAAAAGCTATTAGAAGGCGCTGATGCCACCTATGAATTTAAGAGGGATATCGATGAAAATGCTCCTGCTGGTATGTGTTTCACCTCGGCTACAACCGGTAACCCAAAAGGTGTTGTCTACTCTCACCGGTCGATTGTTCTACATAGCATGGCACTAGGGTTGGCTGATAGTGCTGCTGTGTCAGAATCTGATGTGGCAATGCCTGTTGTCCCAATGTTCCATGCGAATGCCTGGGGGTTGCCATTTGCAGCAGTATGGTTTGGAACCACTCAAGTCATGCCTGGACCTCAATTTACACCACAAGCACTGGCTGAGCTTATTGAATCGGAGAAGGTAACCTTATCAGCTGGTGTCCCTACTATATGGCTTGGCTTATTACGAGAATTAGATACAGGGGATTATGATACGAGTAGCTTACGTGCTGTACTATGTGGAGGGTCTGCAGCTCCAAAAGGGATGATACAAGCATTCGAATCAAAATATAATATCCCGTTCATTCATGCATACGGAATGACAGAAACAACACCGCTTGTATCTCTTTCTAGGTTGAAAAGTTATCAAACGGACCTTGAGGAAGAAGAACGTCTAGAGATTCGCTCAAAACAAGGGACAATGGTACCAGGCGTGGAAATGAAGGTAGTTGGAAAAGATGGAGAAGTCGCCTGGGATGGACACGAGATGGGAGAGCTCTTACTTAGAGGCCCATGGATAGCTGATGAGTATTATCAAGATGACCGCAGCTCTCAAGCCTTTGTAGAGGGTTGGCTCCATACAGGTGATGTTGTAACAGTAGATGAAGAAGGAACAATTAAGATTGTGGATCGTACCAAGGATTTAATAAAGAGTGGTGGGGAATGGATTTCTTCTGTAGATTTAGAAAATGCGCTGATGGCTCACGAAGCCGTGTTTGAGGCAACTGTTATTGCTGTTCCACACGAAGAATGGCAGGAACGACCACTCGCATGTGTCGTGTTGCATGATGGAAGTCATGTATCCAAACAAGAGATGTATGATTACCTAAAGCCCCAATTCGCTAAATGGTGGCTGCCGGATGATATCGTGTTCATGAAGGAAATTCCCAAAACATCTGTAGGGAAATTTCTAAAACGTGCACTAAGAGATCAGCTTAGTGATCATTTTGCATTAGCAAATGATTAA
- a CDS encoding NUDIX hydrolase, translating into MDHKDTLLIQMEGTRTLKDENDNPHFSIHKNESVVLLANYQSDFILINQYREPLDDYILQLPGGGVEEGEKLEEAVIREFQEETGYVCGAVHYLGSMVPAAWRSNEVTHVFYTEEILAKGNQHTEAHEWISVQRLKILDCLSGIKENNIHDSELCYSVLQAHMKGYINIDFST; encoded by the coding sequence ATGGATCATAAAGATACATTACTTATTCAAATGGAAGGGACGAGGACTTTAAAGGATGAAAATGATAATCCCCACTTTTCTATTCATAAAAATGAGTCTGTTGTTTTACTTGCTAACTATCAGTCGGACTTCATTCTAATAAATCAGTATCGCGAACCTCTAGATGACTATATCCTTCAATTACCAGGTGGAGGAGTGGAGGAAGGAGAAAAACTAGAGGAAGCAGTAATACGAGAATTTCAAGAGGAAACAGGATATGTCTGCGGTGCAGTTCATTATTTAGGTAGCATGGTCCCTGCCGCTTGGCGTTCAAATGAAGTGACGCATGTATTTTACACAGAAGAGATTCTTGCCAAAGGCAATCAACATACGGAAGCACATGAATGGATCTCGGTACAAAGACTGAAGATATTAGATTGCCTTTCTGGGATTAAAGAGAATAACATTCATGATTCAGAGTTATGCTATTCGGTTCTTCAAGCCCACATGAAAGGATACATTAACATCGATTTTAGTACTTAA
- a CDS encoding AzlC family ABC transporter permease, which produces MQPNTVQQLNQTNSAMNFVQRGAFAALPIVFGYLPIGITYGVLAKQSGLSLIEITMMSVFVFAGAAQFVAVSMINAGALFVEIVLATFVLNLRHFVMSFSIMNRLRSVSLKWKIPISLGLTDETFSVASLYPKEGQKKGGMWFYASMILVSYFAWILGSFAGGLLGEVIPEALSQSMGIALYAMFIALLIPSVRSEWRIGLIAVLSMMLNYIAYAITGNQGWSIVLATILAGASGIWLLPQEEVEE; this is translated from the coding sequence GTGCAACCTAATACCGTTCAGCAATTAAATCAAACAAATTCTGCTATGAATTTTGTCCAGCGAGGTGCGTTTGCTGCACTACCGATTGTATTTGGGTATTTGCCAATCGGCATTACATATGGAGTACTTGCTAAACAATCAGGTCTTTCTTTAATAGAAATTACCATGATGAGCGTATTCGTCTTTGCTGGTGCCGCACAATTTGTAGCTGTAAGCATGATTAATGCCGGAGCTTTATTCGTTGAAATTGTCCTTGCCACGTTTGTGCTGAATCTAAGACATTTTGTGATGAGTTTTTCCATAATGAATCGTTTACGTTCTGTTTCATTAAAGTGGAAAATCCCAATTTCATTGGGTCTGACAGATGAAACTTTCTCCGTAGCTTCTTTATACCCTAAGGAGGGACAGAAAAAAGGCGGGATGTGGTTTTATGCATCTATGATTCTGGTATCATACTTTGCTTGGATACTCGGATCATTTGCAGGAGGGTTGTTGGGGGAAGTTATTCCTGAGGCGTTAAGTCAGAGTATGGGGATTGCCCTTTATGCTATGTTTATAGCCTTATTGATTCCCTCTGTCCGTAGTGAATGGCGTATTGGTTTAATTGCAGTTCTAAGTATGATGTTGAATTACATAGCTTATGCTATTACAGGGAATCAAGGGTGGTCGATTGTACTTGCTACTATACTAGCGGGTGCAAGTGGTATTTGGCTTCTCCCTCAAGAGGAGGTGGAAGAATGA
- a CDS encoding methyl-accepting chemotaxis protein: protein MGETHRMEEVQTKQNGVIVKILAFSVLLGVGAEYMVDAPMLNMIAVGGGGSVSVVLMFWLYYKKVYQKLVPYIAIISLAGIAFVVMMASEYVTNMLFTFYVLAVAAVSLSIAALVTGGVLGALLLVFFALEKGSTLGFDGRAMTISFVFYVLVFVVLFIQVRLSKRLLTDARESLSKSDILLRQQDEQASHIQETASKVYTYMKHIHTNSSENTYAMNSMNESFKEISVASHNQSSSVTDITKATDRSSELLQQMIDSFNQLVESAQYVQTRAEEGKGSVRNLNRNMSEFKHSFHTMSEQMDGLRNKIAESTGFTSQIQTIAGQTNLLALNASIEAARAGDAGKGFAVVAEEVRKLAETSNQTAEQINENLKEIQSDADYTRNQVIDNERMLSESLEITKRVSEGFTLITNEIALFIQQLNRFGEQATDIQHTSTDIQYSVNELASVIEQTSATMQELQSMVGEQTEKQQVLLQSIHNTRSSVENLEKQTNSET from the coding sequence ATGGGAGAAACGCATAGGATGGAAGAAGTACAAACGAAGCAGAATGGAGTTATTGTGAAGATACTGGCTTTTTCAGTTTTGTTAGGTGTAGGAGCAGAGTACATGGTGGATGCCCCTATGTTAAACATGATTGCCGTTGGTGGTGGTGGAAGTGTAAGTGTGGTTCTGATGTTTTGGTTATATTACAAAAAGGTGTATCAAAAATTAGTACCGTATATAGCCATCATTAGTTTAGCAGGTATTGCTTTTGTGGTGATGATGGCTTCTGAATACGTGACAAACATGTTATTCACCTTCTATGTGCTTGCTGTTGCTGCTGTGTCTTTATCGATTGCAGCCTTAGTAACCGGAGGGGTATTAGGAGCTTTATTATTAGTCTTTTTTGCATTAGAAAAAGGAAGTACCCTTGGTTTTGATGGACGTGCAATGACTATCTCTTTTGTATTTTACGTGTTGGTGTTCGTTGTATTATTCATTCAGGTACGATTGTCTAAACGACTACTGACTGATGCAAGAGAGTCCCTTTCTAAAAGTGACATATTACTTCGACAACAGGATGAACAGGCTTCTCATATTCAAGAAACGGCGAGTAAAGTCTATACATACATGAAACATATCCATACCAATAGTTCGGAAAATACTTATGCTATGAATAGCATGAATGAGTCATTTAAAGAGATATCTGTAGCCTCACATAACCAGTCATCTTCCGTAACGGACATTACGAAAGCAACCGATAGATCTAGCGAATTGTTACAGCAGATGATTGACTCATTTAATCAGCTTGTGGAAAGTGCTCAGTATGTGCAGACTAGAGCTGAAGAAGGAAAAGGATCTGTACGAAACTTAAATAGGAATATGTCTGAATTTAAGCATTCGTTTCATACGATGAGTGAGCAAATGGATGGATTACGAAATAAGATTGCGGAATCTACTGGATTTACAAGTCAAATACAAACAATTGCTGGTCAAACCAATTTATTAGCATTAAATGCTAGCATTGAAGCAGCCAGAGCAGGAGATGCAGGGAAAGGTTTTGCTGTGGTGGCAGAAGAAGTGAGAAAGCTTGCCGAAACTTCTAATCAAACAGCAGAACAAATTAATGAGAATCTCAAAGAAATACAATCTGATGCAGATTATACTAGAAATCAAGTTATAGACAACGAACGAATGCTATCGGAAAGCCTAGAAATCACGAAACGAGTTTCGGAAGGATTTACATTAATCACAAATGAAATCGCTTTATTTATTCAACAGCTTAATAGATTTGGCGAACAAGCAACAGATATACAACATACATCAACGGATATTCAATACTCTGTGAATGAACTAGCTTCAGTAATTGAACAGACGAGTGCAACCATGCAGGAACTACAATCAATGGTAGGGGAACAAACTGAAAAGCAACAAGTACTTTTGCAATCCATCCATAATACAAGATCCTCGGTGGAAAATTTAGAGAAACAAACGAATAGTGAAACGTAA
- a CDS encoding bifunctional 2',3'-cyclic-nucleotide 2'-phosphodiesterase/3'-nucleotidase: protein MLQSICREMQRNKRKVTSAVISLGMIASVVTPVTISAKEDEDVVKLRVMETTDIHSHVMNYDYFSGEEANDFGLVNTATLIRDAKEEAKNSLLFDNGDLIQGSPLADYLATEKEWSEEDIHTVYQAMNLLDYDAGNYGNHEFNYGLEYLNKVTEGSNFPYVNANVYKVDEDDDPSNDENYFDPYVMLDKKVVDEDGEEHTLKVGVIGFTPPQITQWDKNKLEGKVKTKGIVNTAEKFVPQMKEEGADIVVAIAHSGIGDVTQSGMEENATYDLSKVDGIDAIMFGHAHQQFPGKAYADLEGVDVDKGTINGTPSVMPGFWGSHLGMIDFTVEKVDGDWTVQNAQSKLKAIYDSEKGEALVEPDEEIVSEVKEDHEATIDYVNSAVGETESPLYSYFSQVQDDPTVQIVTDAQKAYVKEYIQGTELEGLPVLSAGAPFKAGRDGVTDYTDIAEGDLAIKDTTSLYKYPNTVNVLKLTGSEVREWLEWSAGQFNKIDPNSKEEQLLVKENNRSDNGFPSYNFDVIDGVSYQIDVTEPQRYNKGGTEVINDTHRIKNLKYNGEPIDEDQQFLIATNNYRASATPIANPGGDNIVIESPDENRQVLVDYIRNHESVNPKADGNWSFAPIKGNPDLVFYSSPEAKKYAETNEDISFDEKLDNGFAKYNIELNKGKSNNKKDEENKEDKDEEKSNGNNDHKDSQGDSTANDMVYTIKSGDTLGKIGAKYGVFWRELANYNNISNVREIMPGQEILIPVSDDTDDYKVHRVQKGETLGKISSQYNVHWKDLARYNELDNPHRLYVGQEIKIPKKSE, encoded by the coding sequence TTGTTACAATCGATTTGTCGGGAAATGCAACGAAATAAACGCAAAGTTACGAGTGCTGTTATTTCCTTAGGGATGATTGCAAGTGTCGTTACGCCTGTTACCATTAGTGCTAAAGAAGATGAGGATGTAGTAAAACTACGAGTTATGGAAACAACAGACATTCACTCACATGTTATGAATTATGACTATTTTAGCGGAGAAGAAGCGAATGATTTTGGACTTGTTAATACAGCTACTTTGATTCGGGATGCAAAAGAAGAAGCGAAAAACTCATTGTTATTTGATAATGGAGATTTAATTCAAGGAAGTCCCCTAGCTGATTATTTGGCTACCGAAAAGGAATGGTCTGAAGAAGATATACATACTGTTTATCAAGCAATGAACTTGCTTGATTATGATGCAGGGAACTATGGTAATCATGAATTCAATTATGGGTTGGAGTACTTAAATAAAGTAACAGAAGGTTCGAACTTTCCTTATGTCAATGCAAACGTATATAAGGTAGATGAAGATGATGATCCAAGTAATGATGAGAATTATTTTGATCCATATGTCATGCTAGATAAAAAAGTTGTTGATGAAGATGGAGAAGAACATACGTTAAAAGTTGGTGTAATAGGGTTTACACCTCCACAAATTACGCAGTGGGATAAGAATAAGCTAGAAGGTAAAGTCAAAACAAAAGGAATAGTTAATACAGCAGAGAAGTTTGTACCACAGATGAAAGAAGAAGGCGCAGACATTGTAGTAGCCATTGCTCATTCAGGTATTGGAGATGTTACGCAAAGTGGTATGGAAGAGAATGCGACTTACGATCTTTCCAAAGTGGACGGGATTGACGCTATTATGTTTGGGCATGCTCACCAACAGTTTCCAGGAAAAGCATATGCTGATCTTGAAGGTGTCGACGTAGATAAAGGCACTATAAATGGTACACCATCGGTTATGCCAGGGTTCTGGGGATCTCATTTAGGTATGATTGACTTCACTGTTGAAAAAGTAGACGGTGATTGGACAGTTCAAAATGCCCAATCAAAACTCAAAGCCATTTATGACTCCGAAAAAGGAGAAGCACTTGTAGAGCCAGACGAAGAAATTGTGAGCGAAGTGAAAGAGGATCATGAAGCCACAATCGATTATGTGAATAGTGCAGTAGGTGAAACGGAGTCACCTTTATATAGTTATTTTTCCCAAGTTCAAGATGATCCTACCGTTCAAATAGTGACGGATGCTCAAAAAGCATATGTGAAGGAATATATTCAAGGAACGGAGTTAGAAGGATTACCAGTATTATCAGCAGGAGCACCATTTAAAGCTGGAAGAGATGGAGTCACAGATTACACTGATATTGCTGAAGGGGATTTGGCTATAAAAGATACGACATCATTGTATAAGTATCCTAACACTGTTAATGTCCTTAAATTAACAGGCTCAGAAGTCCGTGAATGGCTTGAATGGAGTGCAGGACAGTTCAATAAAATCGATCCAAATAGTAAAGAAGAACAATTATTAGTTAAGGAGAACAATCGATCTGATAATGGATTCCCTAGTTACAATTTTGATGTAATTGATGGTGTTTCTTATCAAATTGACGTAACAGAACCGCAACGTTATAACAAAGGTGGAACGGAAGTCATCAATGATACGCATCGTATTAAAAATTTAAAGTATAATGGCGAGCCAATAGATGAGGATCAGCAATTCCTAATAGCTACGAATAACTATCGTGCCTCTGCTACACCGATTGCTAATCCAGGGGGAGATAATATTGTTATAGAATCTCCTGATGAGAACCGTCAAGTATTAGTAGATTATATTCGTAATCATGAAAGCGTTAATCCAAAGGCAGATGGTAATTGGTCATTTGCTCCAATCAAAGGGAACCCTGATTTAGTATTCTATTCCTCCCCTGAAGCGAAAAAGTACGCCGAAACAAATGAAGATATTTCGTTTGATGAAAAACTAGATAATGGGTTTGCTAAATACAACATTGAATTGAATAAGGGAAAATCAAACAACAAAAAAGACGAGGAAAATAAAGAAGACAAAGATGAAGAAAAATCAAATGGGAATAATGATCACAAGGATTCTCAAGGAGACAGCACAGCAAATGACATGGTGTACACGATAAAATCTGGGGATACATTAGGTAAGATAGGTGCAAAATATGGCGTTTTCTGGCGCGAACTTGCCAACTATAATAATATATCTAATGTTCGTGAGATTATGCCAGGCCAAGAAATTTTGATTCCCGTCTCTGATGATACAGATGATTATAAAGTCCATCGTGTACAAAAAGGAGAGACGTTGGGTAAGATTAGTTCTCAGTATAATGTTCATTGGAAGGATTTAGCGAGGTACAATGAGCTAGACAATCCTCATCGTCTTTATGTGGGACAGGAGATTAAAATTCCAAAAAAATCTGAGTAA
- a CDS encoding staygreen family protein, whose amino-acid sequence MSFSPTRSYVQYRPDIQHFTPFWERKYVLTHSDQTGDLFLTISKTYALDQVNEMRDEVLGKWMVHQDGIPFIGEVLVGNEDIDYSVQNIRYNIFKKEMPTALQGIFYGERWLLEMNPFLTQSPIYILFKSNHPEFRGYQSFGYVRDYLRLS is encoded by the coding sequence TTGAGTTTTTCACCGACACGCTCATATGTACAGTATCGCCCAGATATCCAACATTTCACACCTTTTTGGGAAAGAAAATATGTACTAACACATTCTGATCAAACAGGAGACTTATTTTTAACAATTTCAAAAACATATGCATTGGATCAAGTGAATGAGATGAGGGATGAAGTATTAGGTAAGTGGATGGTTCATCAAGATGGAATTCCATTTATAGGAGAAGTATTAGTAGGAAATGAAGACATTGATTACTCCGTTCAAAATATACGCTACAACATTTTCAAGAAGGAAATGCCAACCGCACTTCAAGGGATTTTCTATGGAGAAAGATGGTTGTTAGAAATGAACCCTTTTTTAACCCAATCACCCATATATATACTCTTTAAGAGTAATCATCCTGAGTTTAGGGGGTACCAATCGTTTGGTTATGTGAGAGACTACTTGAGACTTAGTTGA
- a CDS encoding IDEAL domain-containing protein: protein MKKQKVSYQLKWFPLKGKEVIHAKREVPFEVKLASALVLDELCYLWNKRHLEAQLNEAIDQKDEQRFMELSHVYKPYTFE, encoded by the coding sequence ATGAAGAAACAAAAAGTGTCTTATCAGTTGAAGTGGTTCCCATTAAAAGGAAAAGAAGTTATTCATGCCAAACGAGAAGTACCTTTTGAAGTGAAGTTGGCCTCAGCATTGGTGTTAGATGAATTATGTTACTTGTGGAACAAAAGACACCTTGAAGCACAGCTGAATGAGGCTATTGATCAAAAAGATGAGCAGCGGTTTATGGAACTAAGTCACGTATATAAGCCCTACACTTTTGAATAA